The DNA region GCTAAGTGTCAAAGTCTGCTTAGCTTTTTGAATAATGTTTATTTCGCAATCTAGAATCGTAAACGTCGCTTCATGCATCCATTTTACGTACCAGCGTATTTTTTGACGGGCGGATAATGCAGCCTCGACAAGCAAAAATCAATATGCAACCAGTAAAATAACCTTGTTATTTTTCACTATAAAGTCACCAATGATTAACATAAAATGAAAACTTATTACTCACAAACAGCAACATTGCATTTATCAAAACTCAACATAAATAGCCCTGCAATCGTTAACAAAACACCATCCCATTTATTTTTAGCGAGGCTAGCAACCACAAGGTATCTGACAAATTTTAATGACCTCGCTTTGTTACGATTGGATACATTTTCATCAAAGCGATGCTATGCAACCTTAGTATTCAAAATTTAAGTAAAATCTGTCGCTCGAATTAACATACCAAATCTCTTCATTTAATCGTTTTCGTGAGTTCGTTCGCTTATTTTTTGCACACTCCATCCCCATGCAAAATGTGATTCTGTAAGTATTTTTGCGCGAAAATGTCATGTTACCGACACAAATGCGAAATATATCATGGTTATCCTCACGTCTATTGTGGTACTTAAAAAGCTCCACAAGGACTGGTTACAACAGTTTAGATATAGAAAGGTAAAGGTGGCTTATGGAAGGCTTTCAACTCGATGACCTATTTGGTCTGGATACTACCTCAACATCAAAATCTCGTGCGAAACCATTGAAGCGTAAGTGGCGAGAAATAGAAGAAATGAACGACCGACGTAATTTGCTAAAGGAACTGCGTGAACTGGATGTCTGTCACGACATCTCTCTAGAAGATATCAAACTATAATTTAGACAAAAGGCACCCCGTGGGTGCCTTTTGTCATTTATAGACCTATGAATTTGATGGGTGTTTTTGCGTTGAATTTCGCCCTATAACACCCATTCTTATTGATTGAGAATTTACCTCAAAATTCTGCCCTATTTGTAAGAATCCAATTTACCCTCAATTCTCATCAAATAAGAAAACGCAAAATAAACCGCGCTAAAGCAATCGTTTACCTTGTAATAATTCGCTCTAAACGAACTCTACATCGTTCTGACGCACTCGTTCAGCCAATTGTTTATAGCGATCTGCAATAGTACTACCAAATACTGGATCATCTTCACTCTGATGCCATAGGCTTTCTACATATTGCCAATCGTCCGAGGTAAACAGTTCTTCAATAAGAGGCAGTACCTGTCGCTCTTCCATCTCCAAATGACGTTTTT from Vibrio hyugaensis includes:
- a CDS encoding DUF3545 family protein, whose product is MEGFQLDDLFGLDTTSTSKSRAKPLKRKWREIEEMNDRRNLLKELRELDVCHDISLEDIKL